One segment of Rhipicephalus sanguineus isolate Rsan-2018 chromosome 6, BIME_Rsan_1.4, whole genome shotgun sequence DNA contains the following:
- the LOC125758954 gene encoding uncharacterized protein LOC125758954: MTDITDGTLYRTLSHKLTLKNDITLTVNSDGSPVFKSSKFSVWPIQVMVNELPVHIRQKNVLVSALLYDQKHPYMTLLLNTFVEQMDGLSTNGITWKAGNETVHSKVYCFSCRADAPARAAMQHLTQFNGYYGCGRCLHPGAAVDGTVKYPVDTIAPDRTAEGTKIMIEAAEAGRPVQGAKGVTPLINIHHFIIIWGFTPDYMHCVLQGVVRQLTDDWLST; encoded by the exons ATGACAGATATAACAGATGGCACCCTATACAGAACCCTTAGTCACAAACTGACGTTAAAAAATGACATAACCCTCACTGTTAACAGTGACGGAAGCCCCGTCTTCAAATCgtcaaaattttctgtgtggccCATTCAGGTGATGGTGAATGAACTCCCAGTGCACATTAGGCAGAAAAACGTGCTTGTGTCTGCCCTATTGTATGACCAGAAACATCCTTATATGACTCTTCTATTAAACACATTTGTAGAACAAATGGATGGATTGTCGACCAACGGCATCACATGGAAGGCAGGCAACGAAACTGTGCATTCCAAG GTGTACTGCTTCAGCTGCCGCGCTGATGCACCAGCACGGGCAGCCATGCAGCACTTAACCCAGTTTAACGGGTATTACGGCTGTGGAAGATGCTTACATCCTGGGGCTGCTGTGGATG GAACGGTCAAGTATCCTGTGGACACTATTGCACCTGATAGGACAGCAGAAGGTACAAAGATAATGATCGAGGCCGCTGAAGCTGGAAGACCGGTTCAGGGCGCAAAAGGCGTCACACCTTTGATTAATATTCATCACTTTATTATAATCTGGGGCTTTACCCCAGATTATATGCATTGTGTGCTTCAAGGTGTGGTACGGCAGTTGACGGATGACTGGCTCTCGACGTAG